A DNA window from Trypanosoma brucei brucei TREU927 chromosome 10, whole genome shotgun sequence contains the following coding sequences:
- a CDS encoding procyclin-associated gene 1 polypeptide (similar to PAG1 protein precursor. (Swiss- Prot:Q01889) (Trypanosoma brucei brucei)) — MRRTVAFLVVALVSGCCHHADAGAALKLSAIKALCNTSKKLKAVHGFVEQKLMEADRKLEEVQLLQKVVRLKLLTEWNKGLKCGTLRVFLTQVRINEQNMVREVDELWDVGRRLVGEAGIAAGRLDEMVSVFVQAHRDANNSCIGGLSVNFPEEVLPSCYAKNKDSGEWESLKITEGENLFENPFEMNLESVLHDSLLVDGGDPRHDFGKDLGCQLTVGKAGGGYMGNGDLSENIIWGDGVLGVVKSGSQMTGFKGNTRATTYDTAVVWEENPTGGNPTLVKVVKDYKLFAELERKVDASHKHLVDRFVQENLYVEDLGTLGRKANSAVDKNTEGEDDEEEKSMEDWVAQVDGERVEDRLLGEELKDCGV, encoded by the coding sequence ATGCGAAGAACAGTGGCATTTTTAGTAGTGGCGTTAGTAAGTGGTTGTTGTCATCATGCGGACGCTGGGGCAGCTTTGAAATTGTCCGCAATAAAAGCGTTATGTAATACCTCAAAAAAACTAAAGGCTGTGCACGGTTTCGTCGAGCAGAAACTCATGGAGGCTGACAGAAAACTCGAGGAAGTCCAACTGCTCCAGAAAGTCGTACGACTGAAATTATTGACAGAATGGAACAAAGGACTGAAGTGTGGAACACTAAGAGTATTCCTTACACAGGTAAGAATCAATGAGCAGAACATGGTCAGGGAAGTGGACGAGTTGTGGGACGTTGGAAGGAGATTAGTGGGAGAAGCGGGCATTGCCGCAGGAAGATTGGATGAAATGGTGTCCGTTTTCGTTCAGGCCCATAGAGACGCGAATAACTCTTGCATCGGTGGTCTAAGTGTGAATTTCCCTGAAGAAGTGCTACCCAGCTGCTACGCCAAGAACAAAGACAGCGGTGAGTGGGAGTCTCTCAAAATTACAGAAGGCGAAAACCTTTTTGAAAATCCGTTCGAAATGAATTTGGAAAGCGTGCTTCACGATAGCTTGCTTGTGGATGGAGGTGACCCAAGGCACGACTTTGGCAAGGATTTGGGATGCCAGCTTACAGTTGGGAAGGCGGGCGGTGGCTATATGGGAAATGGCGATCTCTCTGAGAATATCATATGGGGTGACGGAGTGCTCGGTGTCGTCAAGTCGGGATCCCAGATGACGGGGTTTAAGGGAAACACCCGGGCGACAACGTATGACACCGCAGTGGTGTGGGAGGAAAATCCAACGGGAGGGAATCCCACCCTAGTAAAGGTGGTGAAAGACTATAAACTATTTGCAGAACTGGAAAGAAAAGTCGACGCGTCGCATAAACATTTAGTAGATCGTTTCGTTCAGGAGAATCTGTATGTGGAGGATCTCGGGACACTTGGGAGGAAAGCAAATTCTGCTGTTGATAAAaacacggagggggaagatgacgaagaagaaaagagcatGGAGGACTGGGTGGCGCAAGTGGATGGGGAACGTGTGGAGGACAGGCTTCTGGGGGAAGAGTTGAAGGATTGTGGGGTATAA
- a CDS encoding procyclin-associated gene 1 polypeptide (GPI-Anchor Signal predicted for Tb10.6k15.0040 by DGPI v2.04, no cleavage site predicted), producing the protein MVSLIILFRLTFAIANRVRTLMKVLVIVSFFVLTGSASADSGALSLSGAAEALCNASKRLKSVYAFVQAKTKYATEKVREFEDMVELVRLKIVRVRGNEGGNSNWTSCTGIAKFLKRVGSKVNRVKRRELKRLRYLGYSAVGAAGIAAGRLDEMINVWRRAYSSGKGDFCVGNSEHHATRNQLLNCYLSDSEKDEFISLGDMHRMERVEEMNMTRESMNELLRLTGGGGNPLERYVHSANCHLTNTRPGGGYLSENSTSRRILWGDGIISLKRSGRGFVGGTGKTRAEVLIHDVTWEEDPVNNVPVLRNAYRELRKFVNLYTHIEELAHETGAHWNWEYAQAIVNTGTHGNKSTVVVDEDSGKSFVVLGNRETVQEEKLLEEMAMCGVGRIGSLRRTLALLFLLF; encoded by the coding sequence ATGGTCTCTTTGATTATCCTTTTTCGCTTGACCTTTGCCATCGCGAATAGGGTTCGCACGCTCATGAAGGTATTAGTGATTGTGTCCTTTTTTGTACTTACTGGTAGCGCCTCCGCGGACAGTGGCGCACTGAGTTTGAGTGGAGCTGCGGAAGCGCTCTGTAATGCGTCGAAGAGGCTGAAATCGGTGTATGCCTTCGTCCAAGCGAAAACTAAGTATGCAACCgagaaggtgagggagtttGAGGATATGGTGGAGTTGGTGAGGTTGAAGATTGTGAGGGTTAGGGGaaatgaagggggaaatagcAATTGGACCTCGTGCACGGGGATCGCGAAGTTTTTGAAACGTGTGGGGAGTAAAGTGAATAGGGTGAAGAGGAGAGAATTGAAGAGGTTGAGATATCTTGGATACTCAGCGGTAGGGGCAGCAGGGATAGCGGCGGGGAGGTTGGATGAAATGATAAATGTGTGGCGGCGCGCGTATTCCAGTGGGAAAGGGGATTTTTGCGTAGGAAATAGCGAGCACCACGCGACGCGGAATCAGTTGTTGAATTGCTATTTAAGTGACTCGGAGAAGGATgaatttatttctttggGGGATATGCACCGCATGGAAAGGGTGGAGGAAATGAACATGACACGGGAGAGTATGAACGAACTGCTTAGGCTCACTGGTGGCGGTGGAAACCCCTTGGAACGCTACGTCCACAGCGCAAACTGCCACCTAACAAACACCCGTCCGGGGGGCGGCTACCTCTCCGAAAACAGCACCTCCAGAAGAATACTCTGGGGAGATGGAATTATTTCCCTTAAACGAAGTGGAAGAGGATTCGTTGGGGGGACAGGAAAAACCCGTGCAGAGGTTCTAATACACGATGTAACTTGGGAGGAAGACCCCGTTAACAACGTCCCCGTTCTTAGAAACGCCTACCGAGAGCTTCGCAAATTTGTGAACTTGTATACTCACATCGAAGAGCTGGCGCACGAAACCGGCGCACACTGGAACTGGGAATACGCGCAAGCTATTGTGAACACGGGCACCCACGGAAATAAAAGCACAGTAGTGGTAGATGAGGATAGTGGGAAGTCCTTCGTCGTGCTCGGGAACAGAGAAACGGTGCAAGAGGAGAAGCTGTTGGAGGAGATGGCGATGTGTGGTGTTGGCAGGATTGGCTCTCTCAGGAGGACCCTcgcgttgttatttttgttgttttaa
- a CDS encoding procyclin-associated gene 2 polypeptide — MQVCALSFSSLGGSGKMIRVVFTIAAVVAVASAGGPGERGALRLEAMQGVCGVSKALKEMYQYVVKKTDVSEAMLEDVEKMVKLAKLKVVKEKETGPECDKMAFFLKYMVGGLDRMVGMIASVRKKGLSLAAAAGLAAGRLDEFVSVFQQPNNRNGVEFFSCAAGARGEAATKAELHDCFQGGKTAVDAAEFLSVEDVEEKKGSQAEGRANLEEAIRRHLKLSNNDPRYTGGESQGCQLVRGSSGGGYLGNASLTTNLLWGDGIFGVKKDGVGETAYIGDTRNETYSYDMMWEENPTTNVPTLRAAMDAYRAFEEQVSEYGDIYRSLTEEWTEKTIGRRADAMKILNGLGSLPIENVSALNSRTKQDWLSAGQVKDADKDLLMTEIGLCGGLGRRSFFRRMFRKAWRKIFGGNWGKDD; from the coding sequence ATGCAGGTATGTGCtctatctttttcttctttaggTGGCTCTGGGAAAATGATAAGGGTCGTATTCACAATAGCGGCGGTCGTAGCTGTGGCAAGTGCCGGCGGCCCTGGTGAAAGAGGGGCGCTGAGGTTGGAGGCAATGCAGGGCGTATGTGGGGTGAGTAAGGCGTTGAAGGAAATGTACCAGTATGTTGTCAAGAAAACAGACGTTTCAGAAGCGATGTTGGAAGATGTGGAAAAAATGGTAAAGCTGGCGAAGTTGAAGGTtgtaaaagagaaggagacgGGACCCGAATGCGACAAAATGGCATTTTTTCTCAAGTACATGGTGGGTGGTTTGGATAGGATGGTCGGTATGATCGCGAGTGTCCGGAAGAAAGGGTTATCACTAGCAGCAGCGGCGGGGCTGGCAGCGGGGAGGTTGGATGAGTTCGTTAGTGTTTTCCAGCAACCGAATAACAGAAACGGGgttgaatttttttcttgcgcTGCGGGTGCACGAGGTGAAGCAGCAACTAAGGCGGAGCTTCACGACTGTTTTCAAGGGGGGAAAACGGCTGTAGATGCTGCAGAATTCCTCTCTGTAGAGGAtgttgaagagaaaaagggttCACAAGCGGAGGGCAGAGCAAACCTGGAGGAAGCAATTAGAAGGCACCTAAAGCTGAGCAATAACGACCCAAGATACACGGGAGGGGAGTCACAGGGGTGTCAGCTGGTGCGCGGAAGTTCGGGGGGAGGATACCTGGGAAACGCGAGCCTCACGACTAACTTGCTTTGGGGCGATGGAATCTTTGGAGTAAAGAAAGATGGAGTTGGCGAAACCGCATACATAGGAGATACGAGGAATGAGACATATAGTTACGATATGATGTGGGAGGAAaatccaacaacaaacgTCCCCACACTGAGGGCAGCAATGGATGCTTACCGGGCGTTTGAAGAGCAGGTAAGTGAGTACGGCGACATATATAGGAGTCTCACGGAGGAGTGGACAGAAAAAACTATTGGGAGGAGGGCGGATGCCATGAAAATACTGAATGGACTAGGAAGTCTTCCAATTGAAAACGTTTCCGCGCTGAATAGCCGTACTAAACAGGATTGGCTCTCGGCAGGTCAGGTAAAGGATGCCGACAAAGACCTTCTGATGACGGAGATTGGGTTGTGTGGAGGGTtggggaggaggagcttCTTCCGAAGAATGTTCAGAAAGGCGTGGAGGAAGATATTTGGCGGAAATTGGGGAAAGGACGACTAA
- a CDS encoding procyclin-associated gene 4 (PAG4) polypeptide (GPI-Anchor Signal predicted for Tb10.6k15.0070 by DGPI v2.04 with cleavage site probability 1.131 near 356): MTTMGKTIKGLVALVFMLHSFGSAETNRPLSGEAARGICSASRMLKSGVYRYVLTKTEAVEKMMEKVSHMGNYAKLKVLRSNSSGFECTKAKVFITYTLEGKKAMIRKLVKKLWDVGTKLVAAASLAAGRLDEMLSVFVGPIGGNDNNSYCVKDRQNFTGCFGTASFDGTGASEDGGFDGDGKEFATMLDEALQLNNTDPLESSGANCHLTKGGNGGGYLVHMDSRNKGYKIEPTKHITWGDGMLGIKKGGEASSGAKGTVRGSSYSSDVVWEEHPTKTVPTLTSTAKLFGEFQKINKEVLAVVEDALESLQEKNMTTSKDTSGSGKRLLDYMIRRCGNFTHKRQKNFFGDSAVHSHGDWRVRLVISLVAAMV, encoded by the coding sequence ATGACAACCATGGGGAAGACAATAAAAGGGCTAGTGGCGTTGGTGTTTATGCTGCATTCGTTCGGGAGCGCTGAAACAAACAGACCGCTGTCCGGTGAGGCGGCGCGAGGTATCTGCAGTGCATCTCGTATGCTGAAGAGTGGCGTGTACAGATATGTTTTGACTAAGACGGAGGCGGTCGAAAAGATGATGGAAAAGGTGAGTCACATGGGGAATTATGCGAAACTGAAGGTATTGAGAAGTAATTCGAGTGGCTTCGAGTGTACCAAGGCGAAGGTGTTTATAACATATACCcttgaagggaagaaagcgaTGATAAGGAAACTCGTGAAGAAACTGTGGGACGTCGGGACAAAACTTGTGGCAGCCGCGTCACTAGCTGCGGGGAGACTGGATGAAATGTTAAGTGTTTTCGTGGGGCCTATTGGGGGAAACGATAACAATAGCTATTGTGTCAAAGATCGCCAAAACTTCACGGGGTGCTTTGGGACGGCAAGTTTCGACGGCACTGGGGCTAGTGAAGACGGCGGTTTTGATGGTGATGGAAAGGAATTTGCAACCATGTTGGATGAAGCACTGCAGCTTAACAACACCGATCCACTGGAAAGCAGTGGTGCGAACTGCCACCTGACgaagggaggaaatggtGGGGGCTATCTTGTGCACATGGATTCCCGTAATAAAGGTTACAAAATCGAGCCAACAAAACACATTACCTGGGGTGACGGGATGCTCGGCATTAAGAAGGGCGGGGAAGCCAGCTCTGGAGCAAAGGGTACAGTTCGCGGAAGTTCTTACAGTTCAGATGTCGTATGGGAGGAACACCCGACCAAGACAGTGCCGACCCTGACATCGACCGCGAAACTTTTTGGAGAGTTTCAGAAGATCAACAAGGAGGTGCTGGCAGTGGTTGAGGATGCACTGGAAAGCTTGCAGGAAAAGAATATGACGACAAGCAAGGACACGAGCGGTAGCGGGAAACGGCTTCTTGACTACATGATCAGAAGGTGTGGGAATTTCACACACAAGCgacaaaagaattttttTGGGGACTCGGCGGTGCATTCGCATGGTGATTGGAGGGTTCGGTTGGTAATTTCGCTTGTCGCTGCGATGGTGTAA